One genomic segment of Coffea arabica cultivar ET-39 chromosome 6e, Coffea Arabica ET-39 HiFi, whole genome shotgun sequence includes these proteins:
- the LOC113695356 gene encoding uncharacterized protein, with amino-acid sequence MTSEVASRLEPWHELRGKVVMVTGASSGLGKDFCLDLAKAGCKIIAAARRIDRLETLCDEINRMSFNSDESGTSELRAVPIELDVSSNGPAIEAAVQKAWDAFGRIDALVNNAGVRGRLHTPLDLSEEEWNNIIKTNLTGTWLVSKYVCIRMRDAKQGGCVINISSISGLNRGQLPGGLAYASAKVAINTMTKVMAMELGEHKIRVNSISPGLFKSEITEGLMQKDWLKNVALKTVPLRTYGTADPALTSVIRYLIHDSSEYVSGNNFIVDAGTTLPGLPIFSSL; translated from the exons ATGACGAGCGAAGTCGCGAGCCGGCTGGAGCCATGGCACGAGCTGAGGGGCAAAGTGGTGATGGTAACCGGCGCGTCGTCCGGACTTGGGAAAGATTTCTGTCTGGACTTGGCTAAAGCCGGTTGCAAAATCATTGCGGCCGCTCGCAGAATCGACAGGCTTGAGACCCTCTGTGATGAGATCAACCGAATGAGTTTCAATTCCGACGAGTCGGGAACGAGTGAACTCAGGGCCGTGCCCATTGAGCTTGACGTTAGTTCTAATGGGCCGGCCATTGAAGCCGCCGTTCAGAAAGCTTGGGACGCGTTTGGACGCATCGATGCTCTCGTGAACAATGCCGGTGTCAGAG GCCGTCTGCATACTCCATTGGACTTGTCAGAGGAAGAATGGAATAATATCATTAAAACAAATCTGACTGGAACATGGTTGGTGTCAAAGTATGTCTGCATACGCATGCGTGATGCTAAGCAAGGGGGATGCGTCATCAATATATCCTCCATTTCTGGTCTCAATCGTGGACAGTTGCCTGGAGGTCTAGCATATGCTTCAGCAAAGGTTGCCATTAACACAATGACAAAG GTTATGGCAATGGAGTTGGGGGAGCACAAAATAAGAGTGAACTCAATCTCACCTGGACTTTTCAAATCTGAGATAACTGAGGGGCTCATGCAAAAAGACTGGTTGAAGAACGTTGCTCTTAAAACTGTCCCTTTGAGAACATATGGCACCGCAGATCCAGCATTGACATCAGTTATTCGATATTTAATCCATGACTCTTCTGAGTACGTATCAGGCAATAATTTTATTGTAGATGCTGGAACAACCTTACCTGGTCTTCCAATTTTCTCCTCTCTGTGA
- the LOC113696069 gene encoding uncharacterized protein isoform X2 — protein MLAAKAIDGKLSRWRSFVPIKYFASLPAFERPISAHEDLTSGANALGGSFSDTFCGRNDAMEAENFKNQGVNDFTSLVKYRNDENIIRPSPWNGQKAVASSYCFPNRVHDMLYMSLRNFSSQSSATSVTDVKTKFLGSIPKFVKVVEVGPRDGLQNEKAIVPTAVKVDLIKMLVSSGLSVVEATSFVSPKWVPQLADAKDVLEAIQSVEGAKFPVLTPNLKGFAAAVAAGAKEVAIFAAASESFSMSNLNCSIKDSLNRYHDVACAARNSSIPVRGYISCVVGCPVEGAVSPSQVVYVAKALLAMGCTEISLGDTIGVGTPGTVVPMLEAVLEVVPVEKLAVHFHDTYGQALSNILVSLQMGIRTVDSAVSGLGGCPYAKGASGNVATEDVVYMLNGLGVKTNVDLQKVILAGDFICKHLGRSPGSKVAKALSRVPENASKL, from the exons ATGTTAGCCGCAAAAGCCATTGATGGTAAACTTTCAAGGTGGAGGTCTTTTGTGCCCATTAAATATTTTGCTTCATTGCCTGCTTTTGAGAGGCCAATTTCAGCTCATGAAGATTTGACCAGTGGTGCCAATGCACTTGGGGGTTCCTTTTCCGATACTTTCTGCGGCAGAAATGATGCTATGGaagctgaaaatttcaaaaatcaagGAGTAAATGATTTCACTAGCCTAGTGAAGTATAGAAA TGATGAGAATATAATAAGGCCATCTCCATGGAATGGACAAAAGGCAGTTGCATCATCATATTGTTTCCCCAATCGAGTACATGACATGTTATACATGTCATTACGTAATTTTAGTTCTCAGAGCAGTGCTACGTCCGTTACGGATGTGAAAACCAAG TTCTTGGGATCAATTCCTAAATTTGTGAAGGTTGTGGAAGTTGGGCCTAGGGATGGACTGCAAAATGAGAAGGCAATTGTACCTACTGCTGTGAAGGTTGATCTAATAAAAATGCTAGTTTCTTCAGGATTATCTGTCGTTGAGGCTACTAGTTTTGTCTCACCAAAATGGGTGCCACAG CTTGCAGATGCGAAGGATGTACTTGAGGCAATTCAAAGTGTTGAAGGTGCAAAGTTTCCTGTTTTGACACCAAATCTCAAA GGCTTTGCAGCAGCTGTTGCTGCTGGGGCCAAGGAAGTGGCTATCTTCGCTGCAGCTTCTGAATCTTTTTCCATGTCAAACCTAAATTGTAGCATCAAAGATAGTCTGAATCGATACCATGATGTTGCCTGTGCAGCCAGAAATAGCTCTATACCTGTCCGCGG GTACATATCATGTGTTGTTGGCTGTCCAGTGGAAGGAGCAGTATCTCCCTCGCAAGTAGTTTATGTGGCAAAAGCACTTCTTGCCATGGGGTGCACTGAAATCTCCCTTGGTGACACAATTGGTGTTGGCACTCCTG GTACCGTTGTTCCGATGCTTGAAGCTGTCCTTGAAGTTGTACCTGTAGAGAAGCTTGCTGTCCATTTTCATGACACCTACGGGCAAGCTCTTTCAAACATTCTCGTGTCATTGCAA ATGGGGATCCGTACGGTTGATTCTGCTGTATCTGGTCTTGGTGGTTGTCCATATGCTAAAGGTGCTTCTGGAAATGTTGCTACTGAGGATGTCGTCTATATGCTCAATGGACTAGGAGTGAAGACAAATGTTGATCTTCAGAAGGTCATTTTAGCTGGGGATTTTATCTGCAAGCATTTGGGTCGATCTCCTGGTTCTAAGGTTGCTAAAGCACTGAGCAGAGTTCCAGAAAATGCCTCAAAGCTGTAA
- the LOC113696069 gene encoding uncharacterized protein isoform X1 yields MLAAKAIDGKLSRWRSFVPIKYFASLPAFERPISAHEDLTSGANALGGSFSDTFCGRNDAMEAENFKNQGVNDFTSLVKYRNDENIIRPSPWNGQKAVASSYCFPNRVHDMLYMSLRNFSSQSSATSVTDVKTKFLGSIPKFVKVVEVGPRDGLQNEKAIVPTAVKVDLIKMLVSSGLSVVEATSFVSPKWVPQLADAKDVLEAIQSVEGAKFPVLTPNLKGFAAAVAAGAKEVAIFAAASESFSMSNLNCSIKDSLNRYHDVACAARNSSIPVRGYISCVVGCPVEGAVSPSQVVYVAKALLAMGCTEISLGDTIGVGTPGTVVPMLEAVLEVVPVEKLAVHFHDTYGQALSNILVSLQIFWSCKNYMMGIRTVDSAVSGLGGCPYAKGASGNVATEDVVYMLNGLGVKTNVDLQKVILAGDFICKHLGRSPGSKVAKALSRVPENASKL; encoded by the exons ATGTTAGCCGCAAAAGCCATTGATGGTAAACTTTCAAGGTGGAGGTCTTTTGTGCCCATTAAATATTTTGCTTCATTGCCTGCTTTTGAGAGGCCAATTTCAGCTCATGAAGATTTGACCAGTGGTGCCAATGCACTTGGGGGTTCCTTTTCCGATACTTTCTGCGGCAGAAATGATGCTATGGaagctgaaaatttcaaaaatcaagGAGTAAATGATTTCACTAGCCTAGTGAAGTATAGAAA TGATGAGAATATAATAAGGCCATCTCCATGGAATGGACAAAAGGCAGTTGCATCATCATATTGTTTCCCCAATCGAGTACATGACATGTTATACATGTCATTACGTAATTTTAGTTCTCAGAGCAGTGCTACGTCCGTTACGGATGTGAAAACCAAG TTCTTGGGATCAATTCCTAAATTTGTGAAGGTTGTGGAAGTTGGGCCTAGGGATGGACTGCAAAATGAGAAGGCAATTGTACCTACTGCTGTGAAGGTTGATCTAATAAAAATGCTAGTTTCTTCAGGATTATCTGTCGTTGAGGCTACTAGTTTTGTCTCACCAAAATGGGTGCCACAG CTTGCAGATGCGAAGGATGTACTTGAGGCAATTCAAAGTGTTGAAGGTGCAAAGTTTCCTGTTTTGACACCAAATCTCAAA GGCTTTGCAGCAGCTGTTGCTGCTGGGGCCAAGGAAGTGGCTATCTTCGCTGCAGCTTCTGAATCTTTTTCCATGTCAAACCTAAATTGTAGCATCAAAGATAGTCTGAATCGATACCATGATGTTGCCTGTGCAGCCAGAAATAGCTCTATACCTGTCCGCGG GTACATATCATGTGTTGTTGGCTGTCCAGTGGAAGGAGCAGTATCTCCCTCGCAAGTAGTTTATGTGGCAAAAGCACTTCTTGCCATGGGGTGCACTGAAATCTCCCTTGGTGACACAATTGGTGTTGGCACTCCTG GTACCGTTGTTCCGATGCTTGAAGCTGTCCTTGAAGTTGTACCTGTAGAGAAGCTTGCTGTCCATTTTCATGACACCTACGGGCAAGCTCTTTCAAACATTCTCGTGTCATTGCAA ATATTTTGGAGCTGCAAGAATTACATG ATGGGGATCCGTACGGTTGATTCTGCTGTATCTGGTCTTGGTGGTTGTCCATATGCTAAAGGTGCTTCTGGAAATGTTGCTACTGAGGATGTCGTCTATATGCTCAATGGACTAGGAGTGAAGACAAATGTTGATCTTCAGAAGGTCATTTTAGCTGGGGATTTTATCTGCAAGCATTTGGGTCGATCTCCTGGTTCTAAGGTTGCTAAAGCACTGAGCAGAGTTCCAGAAAATGCCTCAAAGCTGTAA
- the LOC113696069 gene encoding hydroxymethylglutaryl-CoA lyase, mitochondrial isoform X3 yields MLYMSLRNFSSQSSATSVTDVKTKFLGSIPKFVKVVEVGPRDGLQNEKAIVPTAVKVDLIKMLVSSGLSVVEATSFVSPKWVPQLADAKDVLEAIQSVEGAKFPVLTPNLKGFAAAVAAGAKEVAIFAAASESFSMSNLNCSIKDSLNRYHDVACAARNSSIPVRGYISCVVGCPVEGAVSPSQVVYVAKALLAMGCTEISLGDTIGVGTPGTVVPMLEAVLEVVPVEKLAVHFHDTYGQALSNILVSLQIFWSCKNYMMGIRTVDSAVSGLGGCPYAKGASGNVATEDVVYMLNGLGVKTNVDLQKVILAGDFICKHLGRSPGSKVAKALSRVPENASKL; encoded by the exons ATGTTATACATGTCATTACGTAATTTTAGTTCTCAGAGCAGTGCTACGTCCGTTACGGATGTGAAAACCAAG TTCTTGGGATCAATTCCTAAATTTGTGAAGGTTGTGGAAGTTGGGCCTAGGGATGGACTGCAAAATGAGAAGGCAATTGTACCTACTGCTGTGAAGGTTGATCTAATAAAAATGCTAGTTTCTTCAGGATTATCTGTCGTTGAGGCTACTAGTTTTGTCTCACCAAAATGGGTGCCACAG CTTGCAGATGCGAAGGATGTACTTGAGGCAATTCAAAGTGTTGAAGGTGCAAAGTTTCCTGTTTTGACACCAAATCTCAAA GGCTTTGCAGCAGCTGTTGCTGCTGGGGCCAAGGAAGTGGCTATCTTCGCTGCAGCTTCTGAATCTTTTTCCATGTCAAACCTAAATTGTAGCATCAAAGATAGTCTGAATCGATACCATGATGTTGCCTGTGCAGCCAGAAATAGCTCTATACCTGTCCGCGG GTACATATCATGTGTTGTTGGCTGTCCAGTGGAAGGAGCAGTATCTCCCTCGCAAGTAGTTTATGTGGCAAAAGCACTTCTTGCCATGGGGTGCACTGAAATCTCCCTTGGTGACACAATTGGTGTTGGCACTCCTG GTACCGTTGTTCCGATGCTTGAAGCTGTCCTTGAAGTTGTACCTGTAGAGAAGCTTGCTGTCCATTTTCATGACACCTACGGGCAAGCTCTTTCAAACATTCTCGTGTCATTGCAA ATATTTTGGAGCTGCAAGAATTACATG ATGGGGATCCGTACGGTTGATTCTGCTGTATCTGGTCTTGGTGGTTGTCCATATGCTAAAGGTGCTTCTGGAAATGTTGCTACTGAGGATGTCGTCTATATGCTCAATGGACTAGGAGTGAAGACAAATGTTGATCTTCAGAAGGTCATTTTAGCTGGGGATTTTATCTGCAAGCATTTGGGTCGATCTCCTGGTTCTAAGGTTGCTAAAGCACTGAGCAGAGTTCCAGAAAATGCCTCAAAGCTGTAA